The following coding sequences lie in one Cloeon dipterum chromosome 1, ieCloDipt1.1, whole genome shotgun sequence genomic window:
- the LOC135933920 gene encoding facilitated trehalose transporter Tret1-2 homolog isoform X2 yields the protein MLSPGMALGFSAVALPTLDELGIPGKVEPFDENTASWFASISNIATPVGCLASAWTLERLGRKWTLVLLNVPCVLGWVLLASAGSLWQLFAGRVGTGLAVGLASAVTNVYMAEVVQPHMRGLLLCWNSISIALGILIVYVLGSAFPWQVAAWSGAAAATVALLVSLALPESPAWLVGRGRRSQAERSLAALRGGAGPNVRVEFDELLRAQQGKPDSQGWRNLSKALRTPQFWKPLLILNVFFFFQQASGVYVVIFYAVDVVQEAGVTMDKYLATVLIGVARLVATAGVSVAMSRCGRRPLAIVSGLGMAACMLALAGHLQFAEGAASWVPATAVLGYILTSTLGLLTLPWVMVGELFPADLRGVGGGLTTCNAYLIGFVVLKAYPAMRHALSAAGLFLVYGLVALLSAAFTLLWLPETAGKTLAQVEQNFARRRATPRPPLAI from the exons ATGCTGTCGCCGGGCATGGCGCTGGGCTTTTCGGCGGTGGCGCTGCCCACGCTCGACGAGCTCGGCATCCCTGGAAAGGTCGAGCCCTTCGACGAGAACACCGCCTCCTGGTTCG CTAGCATCTCGAACATCGCGACGCCGGTGGGGTGCCTGGCGTCAGCGTGGACCCTGGAGCGGCTCGGTCGCAAGTGGACGCTGGTGCTGCTGAACGTGCCGTGCGTGCTGGGCTGGGTGCTGCTCGCTTCGGCCGGCTCCCTCTGGCAGCTGTTCGCCGGCCGCGTCGGCACCGGACTGGCCGTCGGCCTCGCCAGCGCCGTCACCAACGTGTACATGGCCGAGGTCGTCCAGCCGCACATGCGCGGCCTCCTCCTCTGCTGGAACTCCATCAGCATCGCGCTCGGCATCCTCATCGTCTACGTTCTCG GTTCTGCGTTTCCGTGGCAGGTGGCCGCGTGGAGCGGTGCCGCGGCGGCGACGGTGGCGCTGCTGGTGAGCCTGGCGTTGCCCGAGAGCCCGGCGTGGCTGGTGGGTCGCGGCAGGCGTTCGCAGGCGGAGCGCTCGCTGGCGGCGCTGCGCGGCGGCGCCGGCCCCAACGTCAGGGTCGAGTTCGACGAGCTGCTCAGGGCGCAGCAGGGCAAGCCAGACTCCCAGGGCTGGCGCAACCTCTCCAAGGCTCTCAGGACGCCGCAGTTCTGGAAGCCGCTCCTCATCCTCAAcgtcttcttctttttccagCAGGCCTCGG GCGTGTACGTGGTCATCTTCTACGCGGTGGACGTGGTGCAGGAGGCTGGCGTGACGATGGACAAGTACCTAGCGACGGTGTTGATCGGCGTGGCGCGGCTCGTGGCGACGGCCGGCGTCAGCGTGGCCATGAGCCGGTGCGGCCGCCGGCCGCTGGCCATCGTCTCCGGCCTGGGGATGGCGGCGTGCATGTTGGCGCTGGCCGGGCACCTCCAGTTCGCAG AAGGCGCCGCGAGCTGGGTGCCGGCGACGGCGGTGCTCGGCTACATCCTGACGTCGACGCTGGGCCTGTTGACGCTGCCGTGGGTGATGGTGGGCGAGTTGTTCCCGGCGGATTTgcgcggcgtcggcggcgggcTGACCACGTGCAACGCCTACCTGATCGGCTTCGTGGTGCTGAAGGCGTACCCTGCGATGCGGCACGCGCTCTCCGCCGCCGGCCTCTTCCTCGTCTACGGCCTCGTGGCGCTGCTCAGCGCCGCCTTCACCCTCCTCTGGCTGCCCGAGACAGCCGGCAAGACCCTGGCGCAGGTCGAGCAGAACTtcgcccgccgccgcgccaCCCCCAGACCCCCGCTGGCCATCTGA
- the LOC135933920 gene encoding facilitated trehalose transporter Tret1-2 homolog isoform X1: MPPTPAEAAELELETDYCPVDSDHDEPITYKSVDSVAGQHPHSTLRVTLVQLLIALGTSLSMLSPGMALGFSAVALPTLDELGIPGKVEPFDENTASWFASISNIATPVGCLASAWTLERLGRKWTLVLLNVPCVLGWVLLASAGSLWQLFAGRVGTGLAVGLASAVTNVYMAEVVQPHMRGLLLCWNSISIALGILIVYVLGSAFPWQVAAWSGAAAATVALLVSLALPESPAWLVGRGRRSQAERSLAALRGGAGPNVRVEFDELLRAQQGKPDSQGWRNLSKALRTPQFWKPLLILNVFFFFQQASGVYVVIFYAVDVVQEAGVTMDKYLATVLIGVARLVATAGVSVAMSRCGRRPLAIVSGLGMAACMLALAGHLQFAEGAASWVPATAVLGYILTSTLGLLTLPWVMVGELFPADLRGVGGGLTTCNAYLIGFVVLKAYPAMRHALSAAGLFLVYGLVALLSAAFTLLWLPETAGKTLAQVEQNFARRRATPRPPLAI, from the exons ATGCCGCCAACGCCAGCCGAGGCAGCAGAGCTCGAGCTCGAAACGGACTACTGCCCAGTCGACAG CGATCATGACGAGCCGATCACCTACAAGTCGGTGGACAGCGTGGCCGGCCAGCACCCGCACTCCACCCTCAGGGTCACCCTCGTCCAG CTGCTGATCGCCCTGGGGACGTCGCTGTCGATGCTGTCGCCGGGCATGGCGCTGGGCTTTTCGGCGGTGGCGCTGCCCACGCTCGACGAGCTCGGCATCCCTGGAAAGGTCGAGCCCTTCGACGAGAACACCGCCTCCTGGTTCG CTAGCATCTCGAACATCGCGACGCCGGTGGGGTGCCTGGCGTCAGCGTGGACCCTGGAGCGGCTCGGTCGCAAGTGGACGCTGGTGCTGCTGAACGTGCCGTGCGTGCTGGGCTGGGTGCTGCTCGCTTCGGCCGGCTCCCTCTGGCAGCTGTTCGCCGGCCGCGTCGGCACCGGACTGGCCGTCGGCCTCGCCAGCGCCGTCACCAACGTGTACATGGCCGAGGTCGTCCAGCCGCACATGCGCGGCCTCCTCCTCTGCTGGAACTCCATCAGCATCGCGCTCGGCATCCTCATCGTCTACGTTCTCG GTTCTGCGTTTCCGTGGCAGGTGGCCGCGTGGAGCGGTGCCGCGGCGGCGACGGTGGCGCTGCTGGTGAGCCTGGCGTTGCCCGAGAGCCCGGCGTGGCTGGTGGGTCGCGGCAGGCGTTCGCAGGCGGAGCGCTCGCTGGCGGCGCTGCGCGGCGGCGCCGGCCCCAACGTCAGGGTCGAGTTCGACGAGCTGCTCAGGGCGCAGCAGGGCAAGCCAGACTCCCAGGGCTGGCGCAACCTCTCCAAGGCTCTCAGGACGCCGCAGTTCTGGAAGCCGCTCCTCATCCTCAAcgtcttcttctttttccagCAGGCCTCGG GCGTGTACGTGGTCATCTTCTACGCGGTGGACGTGGTGCAGGAGGCTGGCGTGACGATGGACAAGTACCTAGCGACGGTGTTGATCGGCGTGGCGCGGCTCGTGGCGACGGCCGGCGTCAGCGTGGCCATGAGCCGGTGCGGCCGCCGGCCGCTGGCCATCGTCTCCGGCCTGGGGATGGCGGCGTGCATGTTGGCGCTGGCCGGGCACCTCCAGTTCGCAG AAGGCGCCGCGAGCTGGGTGCCGGCGACGGCGGTGCTCGGCTACATCCTGACGTCGACGCTGGGCCTGTTGACGCTGCCGTGGGTGATGGTGGGCGAGTTGTTCCCGGCGGATTTgcgcggcgtcggcggcgggcTGACCACGTGCAACGCCTACCTGATCGGCTTCGTGGTGCTGAAGGCGTACCCTGCGATGCGGCACGCGCTCTCCGCCGCCGGCCTCTTCCTCGTCTACGGCCTCGTGGCGCTGCTCAGCGCCGCCTTCACCCTCCTCTGGCTGCCCGAGACAGCCGGCAAGACCCTGGCGCAGGTCGAGCAGAACTtcgcccgccgccgcgccaCCCCCAGACCCCCGCTGGCCATCTGA